From Cydia fagiglandana chromosome 24, ilCydFagi1.1, whole genome shotgun sequence, a single genomic window includes:
- the LOC134676238 gene encoding cytochrome P450 4d2-like translates to MFWPLLLLAAAIALAQYAWRRRPLYEFARKYPLGIPTYPLIGQSYIFAGTDEDRMNAFIKMGYKALQNGGTSSLWLGPKLYAVISEPELLEVVSKTCLEKDSMTMKFLRLILGNGLIFAPVKIWRPRRKIMAPTFSMKNLHEFVTVFDKQSRFMVSQLRAHDGGGDFSFWEYVTSYTFDAICETVLGMELNAQKERHHLFIEAFDVIIQILSKRMLSPWLYWDWVFRLTSNYKPFIEQRTKGYAFFDKIISDRRRELAEQGTDYDPKDRNRTFLDMMILAPGGYTDIELREEIISIVCAGTDTSAVGTAFVALMLSRYPRVQDKVYEELQEVFGGSDRPVTWQDLPRLKYMEAVIKETLRLYPPAPVVVRDVHETVALPNGATLRPGMALILHFWAAHRDTKYWGDDVEQFRPERFLEGPLKHPAQFVAFSYSQRNCIGGNYAIMSTKTNLSNLLRRYEVLPPLSVPPDQLLAPFRVKFDVMMKHCDNFELRIRSRHNGQRKK, encoded by the exons ATGTTTTGGCCGCTGCTCCTCCTAGCCGCGGCCATTGCGCTCGCGCAGTACGCGTGGCGGAGGCGGCCGCTTTACGAATTCGCCAGGAAGTACCCTCTCGGCATACCGACATATCCTCTCATCGGCCAGTCGTACATATTCGCGGGAACGGATGAAG ACCGAATGAACGCATTTATAAAAATGGGCTACAAGGCCCTTCAAAACGGAGGTACCTCTTCGTTGTGGCTGGGGCCGAAGTTGTATGCAG TGATCAGCGAGCCCGAGCTGCTGGAGGTGGTCTCCAAGACGTGTCTGGAGAAGGACTCCATGACTATGAAGTTCCTGAGGCTGATTCTAGGGAACGGACTCATATTTGCTCCGG TCAAGATCTGGCGCCCCCGCCGCAAGATAATGGCGCCGACGTTTAGCATGAAGAACCTGCACGAGTTCGTGACGGTGTTCGACAAGCAGAGCCGCTTTATGGTGTCGCAGCTGCGAGCGCACGACGGCGGCGGGGACTTCTCCTTCTGGGAGTACGTCACTTCCTACACGTTTGATGCTATCTGCG AGACAGTCCTGGGCATGGAGCTGAACGCGCAGAAGGAGCGGCACCACCTGTTCATCGAAGCCTTCGACGTGATCATCCAGATCCTCTCCAAGCGCATGCTGTCGCCCTGGCTCTACTGGGACTGGGTCTTCAGGCTCACCTCCAACTACAAGCCCTTCATCGAGCAGAGGACGAAAGGTTACGCCTTTTTTGACAAG ATTATAAGTGATAGAAGAAGAGAATTGGCAGAACAAGGGACTGACTACG ATCCCAAGGACCGCAACAGAACGTTCCTGGACATGATGATATTGGCTCCCGGCGGCTACACGGACATCGAGCTGAGGGAAGAGATCATCTCCATCGTGTGTGCCGGCACGGACACCTCGGCCGTCGGCACCGCCTTCGTCGCGCTCATGCTGTCCAGGTATCCCCGGGTGCAGGACAAGGTCTACGAAGA ATTGCAGGAGGTGTTCGGCGGGTCAGACCGGCCGGTGACGTGGCAGGACCTCCCGCGGCTGAAGTACATGGAGGCCGTCATCAAGGAGACCCTTCGGCTGTACCCGCCCGCGCCCGTCGTCGTCAGGGACGTGCACGAGACGGTTGCTCTGC CAAACGGCGCGACGCTACGCCCCGGGATGGCCCTGATCCTGCACTTCTGGGCCGCGCACCGCGACACCAAGTACTGGGGCGACGACGTGGAGCAGTTCCGGCCCGAGAGGTTCCTGGAAGGGCCGCTGAAGCACCCCGCGCAGTTCGTGGCCTTCAGCTACTCGCAGCGGAACTGCATCG GAGGCAACTACGCCATAATGTCAACGAAGACGAACCTTTCGAACCTGCTGCGCCGCTACGAAGTGCTGCCGCCGCTGAGCGTGCCGCCCGACCAGCTGCTGGCGCCCTTCAGGGTGAAGTTCGACGTCATGATGAAGCACTGCGACAACTTCGAGCTCAGGATACGGAGCAGACACAACGGACAACGGAAAAAGTGA